The following are from one region of the Streptomyces decoyicus genome:
- a CDS encoding MFS transporter: MPPAILALAISAFAVGTTEFVIMGLLSDVAADLSVSVPVAGYLVSGYALGVVAGALPLAALTTRFPRRAVLVLLMAVFVVGNLLAGVAPGYGLLMSARVLVSLAHGAFFGVAAVTAADLVAPSRRASAISLIFSGMTVSTILGVPLGTLIGQHFGWRTTFLSVALIGFVGLLSILVLMPAQPRPPGGGLRAELGAFRRKQVWVTLTVTMLVSAAIFASFTYIEPMLVKVSGFAPSAVTVILMLYGIGMSVGNLLGGHLAGKFPVATLHGTLVVLAVLLAVFAYSIHFRTPAVITLTLLGLCGTAAIPTLQHRIMQVASEARTLASAANVAALNVGNALAAWLGGAAIGAGFGYASPNLVGAVLAVAATLLVVVADLTARGRDRNGTAQRADEQVHTPAS, from the coding sequence ATGCCGCCGGCAATCCTCGCCCTGGCCATCAGCGCCTTCGCGGTCGGCACGACCGAGTTCGTGATCATGGGCCTGCTCTCGGACGTGGCAGCCGACCTGTCCGTCTCCGTGCCCGTGGCCGGCTACCTGGTCTCCGGCTACGCCCTTGGCGTCGTGGCCGGTGCGCTGCCGCTGGCCGCCTTGACCACCCGCTTCCCCCGCCGGGCCGTCCTTGTGCTCCTCATGGCCGTCTTCGTCGTGGGCAACCTCCTCGCGGGCGTCGCCCCCGGGTACGGCTTGCTGATGTCCGCCCGCGTGCTGGTATCACTCGCCCACGGGGCGTTCTTCGGCGTCGCCGCGGTCACCGCCGCGGACCTCGTCGCCCCGTCCCGGCGGGCGAGCGCCATCTCCCTGATTTTCAGCGGCATGACCGTCTCGACGATTCTCGGGGTACCGCTGGGAACGCTTATCGGCCAGCATTTTGGCTGGCGGACCACCTTTCTGAGCGTGGCACTGATCGGTTTCGTCGGACTCCTCAGCATTCTTGTGCTGATGCCCGCGCAACCGCGCCCCCCGGGCGGTGGTCTCCGCGCGGAATTGGGCGCTTTCCGCCGGAAACAGGTCTGGGTCACTCTCACCGTCACCATGCTGGTTTCCGCAGCGATTTTCGCGTCCTTCACCTACATCGAGCCGATGCTTGTCAAGGTGAGCGGTTTTGCGCCGAGTGCCGTGACGGTCATTCTCATGCTCTATGGCATCGGGATGTCCGTCGGAAATCTGCTGGGTGGACACCTTGCCGGTAAATTCCCGGTCGCCACGCTGCACGGCACGCTCGTCGTGTTGGCGGTGCTGCTTGCGGTCTTCGCCTACAGCATCCATTTCCGGACACCTGCTGTGATCACCCTGACGCTGCTGGGGTTGTGCGGGACCGCCGCGATTCCCACGTTGCAGCACCGCATCATGCAGGTGGCCTCCGAAGCACGCACTCTCGCCTCGGCCGCGAACGTCGCCGCGCTCAATGTCGGCAACGCACTCGCCGCCTGGCTCGGCGGCGCCGCCATCGGCGCAGGCTTCGGCTACGCCTCGCCCAATCTGGTCGGTGCCGTGCTAGCCGTGGCCGCCACCCTCCTCGTCGTCGTGGCCGACCTCACCGCCCGCGGGCGGGACCGCAACGGGACGGCGCAACGAGCCGACGAGCAGGTGCACACCCCCGCTTCATGA
- a CDS encoding LacI family DNA-binding transcriptional regulator, with protein MTSKDLARTLGVSQTTVSLVMAGKWRGRISAKMAKKVLDAAADMGYRLNLSARNLRLGRTGTVMLVVPSLTNPHFADVHSGAARVGADHGIGVIVYPLQGEDGKGPFPSPRQAIDGVLACAVSAGSIDVLRDGVAMVALDSDPDAGICSVTMDVGAGMRSAVDHLVRLGHQDILHVRAERDAWTFAQRTEAFDSRLGAHRRVRGRSLAVPFDGARARELILARLCDDSSVTAVICDDDNLAACAYSAAHGLGLSIPGDLSVIGFDDLPLASLMVPALTTVRLPAHELGRLGMEQFLRNDTVTAKTVMPVEFVERASVGPPRR; from the coding sequence ATGACAAGCAAGGACTTGGCACGGACGCTTGGCGTGTCGCAGACCACCGTCTCGTTGGTGATGGCGGGAAAGTGGCGTGGTCGCATCTCGGCCAAAATGGCGAAGAAGGTCCTCGATGCGGCGGCCGATATGGGTTACCGGCTCAATCTCTCGGCGCGCAATCTGCGATTAGGCCGGACCGGCACGGTGATGCTGGTCGTGCCGTCCCTGACGAACCCCCATTTCGCCGATGTGCACAGCGGAGCGGCCCGCGTCGGCGCCGACCACGGGATCGGGGTGATCGTCTACCCCCTCCAGGGCGAGGACGGGAAGGGCCCGTTCCCCTCTCCCCGGCAAGCCATCGACGGTGTTCTCGCCTGTGCCGTGTCCGCCGGGAGCATCGACGTGCTGCGGGACGGCGTCGCCATGGTCGCCCTCGACAGCGACCCGGACGCCGGCATCTGCTCGGTCACCATGGACGTCGGTGCCGGGATGCGCTCCGCCGTGGACCACCTCGTCCGGCTGGGGCACCAGGACATCCTGCATGTCCGTGCGGAGCGCGACGCCTGGACGTTCGCGCAGCGCACCGAGGCTTTCGACAGCCGGCTCGGGGCGCACCGCCGCGTGCGGGGGCGGAGCCTGGCCGTTCCCTTCGACGGTGCGCGGGCGCGGGAACTGATACTGGCCAGGCTGTGCGACGACAGCTCGGTGACCGCGGTCATCTGCGACGACGACAACCTGGCCGCCTGTGCCTACTCCGCCGCGCACGGCCTCGGACTGTCCATCCCCGGTGATCTGTCCGTCATCGGGTTCGACGACCTGCCCCTCGCCTCCTTGATGGTGCCCGCGCTGACGACGGTGCGCCTTCCCGCCCATGAGCTGGGGCGCCTGGGCATGGAGCAGTTCCTGCGCAACGACACCGTGACGGCCAAGACGGTCATGCCGGTCGAGTTCGTCGAGCGGGCCTCCGTGGGGCCGCCACGGCGGTGA
- a CDS encoding LOG family protein, with amino-acid sequence MEMSMESAVTVYCGASLGEHPAYADAARQLGQALARSGMNLVYGGASTGLMGCVADAALLGGSRVTGVIPQSLVRYEVAHTALTDLRVVRTMHERKALMAELGDAFVAMPGGFGTAEELFEVLTWAQLGLHSKPCALLNTNGYYTPLLRFLEHAADEGFVHRRYLGNVIVEDDPHVLLSRLASHRALPHLFEEVAEA; translated from the coding sequence ATGGAGATGTCAATGGAATCGGCCGTCACCGTGTATTGCGGAGCCTCACTCGGCGAGCACCCCGCCTACGCCGACGCAGCGCGTCAATTAGGCCAGGCGTTGGCCCGGTCCGGAATGAACTTGGTCTACGGCGGGGCCTCCACCGGCCTGATGGGGTGCGTGGCGGACGCGGCACTCCTCGGCGGCAGCCGCGTCACCGGAGTGATCCCGCAGAGCCTCGTCCGGTACGAGGTCGCGCACACCGCCCTCACCGACCTGCGCGTCGTCCGGACCATGCATGAACGCAAGGCGTTGATGGCCGAGTTGGGAGACGCCTTCGTCGCGATGCCGGGCGGTTTCGGCACCGCGGAGGAACTGTTCGAGGTCCTGACATGGGCCCAGCTCGGACTGCACTCCAAGCCGTGCGCCCTGCTGAACACCAACGGTTACTACACCCCGCTCCTGAGGTTCCTGGAGCACGCCGCCGACGAAGGCTTCGTGCACCGGCGCTACCTCGGCAACGTGATCGTCGAAGACGATCCGCACGTCCTGCTCTCCCGGCTCGCGAGCCACCGTGCGCTTCCGCATCTGTTCGAAGAGGTGGCGGAGGCATGA
- a CDS encoding HAD family hydrolase yields the protein MTTAPRPAATDARSEPSGAAPPAPALAVFDLDGTLLPETTSCREIARVVGRHMDIHDLEAAYGRGEIDSRAFAVSALRCWSAGGKAVYRQAFDAARFLHGIQDCLTWLRTHGTTTVLVTMSHREFAECLDGFDHIFASDYPDDILNPEDKPLIVEKLRTDLGITADDVIAFGDSTSDLPLFRTLRHTVAVNASPALTALAAHHYQGDDLRGALRLVCPDAEFTS from the coding sequence ATGACCACCGCACCCCGCCCGGCTGCCACGGACGCCCGCTCCGAGCCCTCCGGTGCCGCTCCCCCCGCCCCGGCACTCGCCGTGTTCGACCTCGACGGCACCTTGCTTCCGGAGACGACCTCCTGCCGGGAGATCGCCCGGGTGGTCGGCAGGCACATGGACATTCACGACCTGGAAGCGGCGTACGGCCGGGGCGAGATCGACAGTCGCGCCTTCGCGGTCAGCGCTCTGCGGTGCTGGAGCGCAGGCGGCAAGGCCGTCTACCGCCAGGCGTTCGACGCCGCACGCTTCCTCCACGGCATCCAGGACTGTCTGACATGGCTGCGCACGCACGGGACGACAACCGTCCTGGTCACGATGTCGCACAGGGAGTTCGCCGAGTGTCTCGACGGATTCGACCACATCTTCGCGTCCGACTACCCCGACGACATCCTCAACCCCGAGGACAAGCCGCTGATCGTCGAGAAACTCCGGACCGACCTGGGCATCACGGCCGACGACGTCATCGCCTTCGGCGACTCGACGTCCGACCTGCCGCTCTTTCGCACCCTCCGGCACACGGTCGCCGTCAATGCCTCCCCGGCCCTGACCGCACTGGCCGCCCACCACTACCAGGGCGACGATCTGCGCGGGGCGCTGCGCCTGGTCTGCCCTGACGCGGAGTTCACCTCATGA
- the prs gene encoding ribose-phosphate diphosphokinase, translating into MSAPGRAVPSATTAASPAPGAGTVTVICRSFAEDFPGGLGALHDALSRRGLTTGTHGQVDGRFPDGELCVDLPGDPTGAHVVIHQSLTGPAEQVDQSAMALLAVARAYREHGARKVTAVVPHLAYARHDRHVPGERRPIMAGLLAQLAATAGIDQLITLASGAQDRLGRLSEPMDLVQLPTDAALMSLVHPWVVPGRTVLVAPDAGAAHQVRRIGDRLRLPVITATKRRTGPDAVTATLTSSAPGPADRAIIVDDLITSAGTMLAVARLARAEFDGCQVLCAATHLRPTPTGEQRLAAALRDGTVHRVLTTDAAGHRPRIPGIDVTAVLPLIADAVAEQVLPAQPPSAERPTAHAGSH; encoded by the coding sequence ATGAGCGCGCCCGGCCGCGCCGTGCCCTCCGCCACCACGGCCGCCTCGCCCGCTCCCGGTGCCGGCACCGTCACCGTCATCTGCCGGTCCTTCGCCGAGGACTTCCCCGGCGGGCTCGGCGCTCTCCACGACGCCCTGAGCCGACGCGGCCTGACCACCGGGACACACGGACAGGTCGACGGACGGTTCCCCGACGGTGAGCTGTGTGTGGACCTGCCCGGGGACCCCACGGGGGCGCACGTGGTCATCCACCAGTCCCTGACCGGACCCGCCGAACAGGTCGACCAGTCGGCGATGGCACTGCTGGCCGTGGCCCGTGCCTACCGGGAGCACGGGGCCCGGAAGGTGACCGCCGTCGTCCCGCACCTCGCCTATGCGCGCCACGACCGGCACGTACCCGGCGAACGCCGCCCGATCATGGCCGGCTTGCTGGCACAGCTCGCCGCGACGGCCGGTATCGACCAGCTCATCACCCTGGCCTCGGGCGCCCAGGACCGTCTCGGACGACTCAGCGAGCCGATGGACCTGGTGCAACTCCCCACGGATGCGGCGCTGATGTCCCTGGTGCACCCCTGGGTCGTGCCCGGCCGCACGGTGCTCGTGGCCCCTGATGCGGGGGCCGCCCACCAGGTCCGCAGGATCGGCGACCGGCTACGGCTTCCGGTGATCACCGCCACGAAACGCCGCACCGGTCCGGACGCCGTCACCGCGACCCTCACCTCGTCCGCACCCGGCCCTGCCGACCGCGCCATCATCGTGGACGACCTGATCACCAGTGCGGGAACGATGCTGGCGGTGGCCCGGCTGGCGCGGGCGGAGTTCGACGGGTGCCAGGTGCTCTGCGCGGCGACCCATCTGCGTCCCACCCCGACCGGCGAACAGCGGCTGGCCGCTGCCCTGCGGGACGGAACGGTGCACCGCGTCCTCACCACCGACGCGGCGGGCCACCGCCCCCGTATCCCCGGTATCGACGTCACCGCCGTCCTCCCACTGATCGCCGACGCCGTCGCCGAACAAGTCCTCCCTGCCCAGCCCCCTTCAGCGGAAAGGCCCACCGCACATGCAGGCTCCCACTGA
- a CDS encoding beta/alpha barrel domain-containing protein → MQAPTELLATVPPTTLSPALSMSVVCLDQTRLGEHVAQLRTLGISRLHVDLIDPAFARNVGLPLETISDLAATCGLPIDVHAMLARPGDLLEQAAARGAATICVHQRTVTPQVLACLQRIAAGPAEVGLVIDPGEGLDRALIEQLAPAQLTVMSVEPGGVGRPFRDEALLTLAEAAELRARGIVRRVEADGAVGPATVARLVSAGAGQLVLGSTVFPRRGPEGNRLDELALALTALSPA, encoded by the coding sequence ATGCAGGCTCCCACTGAGCTGCTCGCTACCGTTCCCCCGACCACCCTGAGCCCGGCCTTGTCCATGTCCGTGGTCTGCCTCGACCAGACCCGGCTCGGTGAACACGTCGCGCAATTAAGGACGTTGGGGATCAGCCGGCTGCACGTCGATCTCATCGACCCGGCCTTCGCCCGGAACGTCGGACTGCCCCTGGAGACCATCAGCGACCTGGCGGCCACCTGCGGCCTGCCGATCGACGTCCACGCCATGCTGGCACGCCCCGGTGACCTGCTGGAGCAGGCCGCGGCACGCGGGGCGGCCACCATCTGCGTCCACCAGCGCACCGTCACCCCCCAGGTCCTGGCCTGCTTGCAGCGCATCGCCGCCGGGCCCGCCGAAGTGGGCCTGGTCATCGACCCGGGCGAGGGACTGGACCGTGCGCTGATCGAGCAGCTGGCCCCCGCCCAGCTGACGGTGATGAGCGTCGAACCGGGCGGCGTGGGACGGCCGTTCCGCGACGAGGCCCTGCTCACCCTCGCCGAAGCCGCTGAGCTGCGCGCACGCGGCATCGTCCGGCGGGTCGAAGCCGACGGGGCGGTCGGACCGGCCACCGTCGCGCGGCTGGTGTCCGCCGGGGCCGGCCAACTCGTCCTGGGCAGCACGGTCTTCCCGCGACGCGGCCCGGAAGGCAACCGCCTGGACGAACTGGCCCTGGCGCTCACCGCCCTCTCCCCCGCCTGA
- a CDS encoding phosphoribosyltransferase family protein, with protein MTLTHTITIGDVRRELPIVRVADDARIAFLKLYGDVELTVACARALAERMPADVDVIVGPETGGILLAHELAEHSGRPYVIARKKLRPNMAKPLRVPVQSIGTPGQQELFLGEDDAALIEGRRVAVVDEVISSGGTLKALHELVAAAGGTVQQVLTVATEGERRPDVESLLHLPVYTD; from the coding sequence ATGACGCTCACGCACACCATCACCATCGGCGACGTCCGCCGCGAGCTGCCGATCGTACGGGTGGCGGACGATGCCCGGATCGCCTTCCTCAAGCTGTACGGCGACGTGGAACTCACCGTCGCCTGCGCACGCGCACTGGCCGAGCGGATGCCGGCGGACGTCGATGTCATCGTGGGCCCGGAGACCGGGGGCATCCTGCTCGCCCACGAACTCGCCGAGCACTCCGGGCGCCCCTACGTGATCGCCCGCAAGAAGCTGCGCCCCAACATGGCCAAGCCGCTCCGCGTCCCCGTACAGAGCATCGGAACACCGGGACAGCAGGAACTCTTCCTCGGTGAGGACGACGCGGCGCTCATCGAGGGCCGCCGGGTCGCCGTCGTCGACGAGGTCATCAGCAGCGGCGGCACCCTCAAGGCCCTCCATGAACTCGTCGCCGCGGCCGGCGGCACGGTGCAGCAGGTGTTGACCGTGGCCACCGAAGGGGAGCGCAGGCCGGACGTCGAGTCGCTGCTGCATCTGCCCGTCTACACGGATTAG
- a CDS encoding adenosylhomocysteinase translates to MTPTIHASEVADIGLAGHGEGLCDWSAQSMPILARIRERYAVEKPFQGKRIAIAVHITTETANLALTLRAGGAEVFLCASNVRTTNDAVAAYAAQQGVYVYGIQGEDRETYSTHCHRVLDARPHLVIDDGADLTGLLHGARSDAASDVIAGLEETTAGIQRIRSLEADGLLRYPVVAVNEARTKHLFDNRYGTGQSTMDAILRLTNTLVAGSRVVVAGYGMCGKGVAARARGMGADVLVTEVDHVRALEAVMDGYRVMEMDRAAELGDIFITVTSNKNVLGAEHFARMPDGALVCNSGHFDVEIDVPALRAAALKHTRPRPGIDQYTLADGRRINLLSAGEVVNLAAAEGNPATLMDMSFTNQVLGCEYLLKNAADLDRRVHTLPADIDDQVAHLKLQTLGIDIDTLSEAQIAYLHSWDQGSA, encoded by the coding sequence ATGACGCCCACCATCCATGCCAGCGAGGTCGCCGACATCGGCCTCGCCGGCCATGGCGAAGGACTGTGCGACTGGTCGGCCCAATCGATGCCCATCCTGGCGCGGATACGCGAGCGTTACGCCGTCGAGAAGCCCTTCCAGGGCAAGCGCATCGCCATTGCCGTGCACATCACGACCGAGACCGCCAACCTCGCTCTGACCCTCCGGGCCGGCGGCGCCGAGGTCTTCCTGTGCGCCTCCAACGTACGGACGACGAACGACGCGGTAGCCGCTTACGCCGCCCAGCAGGGCGTGTACGTCTACGGCATCCAGGGCGAGGACCGCGAGACCTACTCCACCCACTGCCACCGTGTCCTGGACGCCCGCCCGCACCTGGTCATCGACGACGGCGCGGATCTGACCGGTCTGCTGCACGGCGCGCGCAGCGATGCCGCGTCCGACGTCATCGCGGGACTGGAGGAGACCACGGCCGGCATCCAGCGCATTCGCAGCCTCGAGGCCGACGGGCTGCTGCGGTACCCCGTCGTCGCGGTCAACGAGGCCCGCACCAAGCATCTGTTCGACAACCGCTACGGCACCGGACAGAGCACCATGGACGCCATCCTGCGGCTGACGAACACCCTGGTCGCCGGCTCACGGGTGGTCGTGGCCGGTTACGGGATGTGCGGAAAGGGCGTCGCGGCACGGGCCCGCGGTATGGGCGCCGATGTCCTGGTGACCGAGGTGGACCATGTCCGGGCCCTGGAGGCCGTCATGGACGGGTACCGGGTCATGGAGATGGACCGAGCCGCGGAACTGGGCGACATCTTCATCACGGTCACCAGCAACAAGAACGTCCTCGGGGCGGAGCACTTCGCCCGCATGCCCGACGGCGCCCTCGTGTGCAACTCCGGCCACTTCGACGTGGAGATCGATGTGCCGGCACTGCGCGCCGCGGCGCTCAAGCACACCCGACCCCGTCCCGGCATCGACCAGTACACGCTCGCCGACGGCCGGCGGATCAACCTGCTCTCCGCGGGGGAGGTGGTGAATCTCGCCGCGGCCGAGGGAAACCCGGCGACGCTGATGGACATGTCCTTCACCAACCAGGTCCTGGGTTGTGAGTACCTGCTCAAGAACGCCGCGGACCTGGACCGCCGCGTCCACACCCTGCCCGCGGACATCGACGACCAGGTGGCACACCTCAAACTCCAGACGCTGGGCATCGACATCGACACCCTCAGCGAAGCGCAGATCGCGTACCTGCACTCCTGGGATCAGGGCAGCGCCTGA
- a CDS encoding GDSL-type esterase/lipase family protein, translating into MDDWLDDAPGAPTTASASPAVDWITTPLTANLLRGALDLEHTEHGVLPHRLPARARAQCTDGQLAMAEAQASGVRLVFRTRATAIELDALRTKNAYQGAPPRPDGVYDLLVDGRPAGQAGVPGGNVLMIDMATGSAEIRPGPVGTLRFTGLPDRVKDVEIWLPHNEITQLVALRTDAPVEPLPDAGHKKWLHHGSSLSHGSDAASPSTTWPALAASLGGVELTNLGLGGSALLDPFTARALRDTPADLISVKIGINLVNADLMRLRAFGPAVHGFLDTIREGHPSTPLLVVSPILCPIHEDTPGPSAPDFSNLSAGKLQFRAAGDPAERAGGKLTLNVIREELARLVKQRAADDPNLHYLDGRDLYGEADFAELPLPDQLHPDAATHRRIGERFAALVFGSGGPFTAKRA; encoded by the coding sequence ATGGACGACTGGCTCGACGACGCCCCCGGTGCCCCCACGACGGCCTCGGCGTCCCCGGCGGTGGACTGGATCACCACACCCCTCACCGCCAACCTCCTGCGCGGCGCCCTGGATCTGGAGCACACCGAACACGGGGTGCTGCCGCACCGGCTGCCCGCCCGGGCCCGTGCCCAGTGCACCGACGGGCAGCTGGCGATGGCGGAGGCCCAGGCCTCCGGCGTACGGCTGGTGTTCCGCACGCGGGCCACCGCCATCGAGCTGGACGCACTCCGCACCAAGAACGCGTACCAGGGCGCCCCGCCCCGCCCCGATGGCGTGTACGACCTGCTCGTCGACGGCCGGCCGGCCGGGCAGGCCGGCGTCCCCGGCGGGAACGTCCTGATGATCGACATGGCCACCGGATCCGCGGAAATCCGGCCCGGCCCGGTCGGCACCCTCCGTTTCACCGGGCTCCCGGACCGCGTCAAGGACGTCGAGATCTGGCTGCCGCACAACGAGATCACCCAGCTCGTCGCCCTGCGCACCGACGCACCCGTCGAGCCCCTGCCCGATGCGGGCCACAAGAAGTGGCTGCACCACGGCAGTTCGCTCAGCCACGGCTCCGACGCCGCGAGCCCCAGCACCACTTGGCCCGCGCTGGCCGCTTCCCTCGGCGGCGTGGAACTGACCAACCTGGGGCTGGGCGGCAGCGCCCTGCTCGACCCGTTCACCGCCCGTGCCCTGCGCGACACCCCCGCGGACCTGATCAGCGTCAAGATCGGCATCAACCTCGTCAACGCCGACCTGATGCGCCTGCGCGCGTTCGGCCCCGCGGTGCACGGCTTCCTCGACACCATCCGTGAGGGGCACCCCAGCACTCCGCTCCTGGTCGTCTCGCCCATCCTGTGCCCGATCCACGAGGACACCCCCGGCCCCAGCGCCCCGGACTTCAGCAACCTCAGCGCGGGAAAGCTCCAGTTCCGGGCCGCGGGCGATCCCGCGGAACGGGCCGGCGGGAAGCTGACCCTCAACGTCATCCGGGAGGAACTGGCCCGCCTCGTGAAGCAGCGGGCAGCCGACGACCCGAACCTGCACTACCTCGACGGCCGAGACCTCTACGGCGAGGCGGACTTCGCCGAGCTGCCGCTGCCCGACCAGCTCCACCCGGACGCCGCCACACACCGCCGCATCGGCGAACGCTTCGCCGCCCTGGTCTTCGGCTCCGGCGGCCCGTTCACCGCCAAGCGCGCGTGA
- a CDS encoding DMT family transporter yields the protein MLVASVLWGTTGTAATFAPEVSALAIGSVAMGLGGILQALVAAPQVARHTPGLREQRGVVLLGAASVAVYPLAFYSSMHLAGVAVGTVVSIGTAPLASALIERVVDGRRLTRRWMLAASLGLLGTVLLCVAEAGQATAGASTAAMLLGVGLGLVAATTYALYAWAAHRLITGGVPSRAAMGAVFGLGGLLLLPVLLATGAPLVGSWPNAAVGAYMAVVPMFAGYALFGWGLAHLPASTATTLSLLEPAVAAVLAVLVVGERLPAAGWTGITLVIACLAVLTTPSPTARRRKQQPRSPEAENESNDAMQGELVPPGAA from the coding sequence GTGCTGGTGGCCTCCGTCCTCTGGGGCACGACGGGCACGGCGGCCACGTTCGCCCCGGAGGTGAGCGCGCTCGCCATCGGGTCCGTCGCCATGGGCCTGGGCGGAATTCTCCAAGCCCTCGTCGCCGCCCCGCAGGTCGCGCGCCACACGCCCGGCCTGCGCGAGCAGCGCGGCGTAGTACTCCTCGGCGCCGCCTCCGTGGCGGTCTATCCCCTGGCGTTCTACAGCTCCATGCACCTGGCCGGAGTGGCCGTGGGCACCGTGGTGTCCATCGGGACCGCCCCGCTCGCCTCCGCCCTGATCGAACGTGTCGTGGACGGCCGGCGTCTCACGCGCCGCTGGATGCTCGCCGCCTCCCTGGGCCTCCTCGGCACCGTTCTGCTGTGCGTCGCCGAAGCAGGCCAGGCCACGGCAGGGGCATCCACGGCCGCCATGCTGCTCGGCGTGGGCCTCGGCCTCGTCGCCGCCACCACGTACGCCCTCTACGCCTGGGCCGCGCACCGACTCATCACCGGCGGGGTTCCCTCCCGTGCGGCGATGGGCGCCGTCTTCGGGCTCGGTGGCCTGCTCCTGCTGCCGGTCCTCCTGGCCACCGGAGCCCCGCTCGTCGGCTCCTGGCCGAACGCGGCCGTCGGCGCCTACATGGCGGTGGTCCCCATGTTCGCCGGCTACGCCCTGTTCGGCTGGGGACTCGCGCACCTGCCCGCCAGCACCGCCACCACCCTGTCCCTGCTCGAACCGGCCGTCGCGGCCGTACTCGCCGTCCTCGTCGTCGGAGAACGCCTCCCCGCCGCCGGCTGGACCGGCATCACCCTCGTCATCGCATGCCTCGCCGTTCTCACGACCCCCTCGCCCACCGCCCGCCGTCGAAAGCAACAGCCCCGGAGCCCAGAGGCGGAAAACGAATCCAACGACGCGATGCAGGGCGAGCTTGTGCCTCCCGGAGCTGCCTAG
- a CDS encoding TetR/AcrR family transcriptional regulator — translation MSETAGRATGGGRRRPARERLLAAAARRFYADGVAATGIDTITAEAGVAKMSLYNNFSSKADLVGAYLDARHEEWLDLYRARLAQAQGPRDGVLAVFDAYADHAAFAYEYGFRGCGLLNAAAELPAGDEGRAVVRAHKEEVERLIAGHLEQLLPDRPDEAHTTAEHLAFLLEGAMARAGLEGDGERVRHARSMAAALLDRL, via the coding sequence ATGAGCGAGACCGCAGGAAGGGCGACGGGCGGCGGTCGGCGGCGTCCGGCACGGGAGCGGCTGCTCGCGGCGGCAGCCCGCCGTTTCTACGCCGACGGTGTGGCGGCGACCGGCATCGACACGATCACGGCTGAGGCCGGTGTCGCGAAGATGAGCCTTTACAACAACTTCTCCTCCAAGGCCGACCTGGTCGGGGCCTACCTGGACGCCCGGCATGAGGAGTGGCTCGACCTGTACCGGGCGCGACTGGCGCAGGCGCAGGGGCCGCGTGACGGTGTTCTGGCGGTCTTCGACGCCTACGCCGACCACGCGGCGTTCGCCTACGAGTACGGGTTCCGCGGCTGCGGCCTCCTCAACGCCGCCGCCGAGCTGCCGGCCGGAGACGAGGGCCGGGCCGTGGTCCGTGCCCACAAAGAGGAGGTCGAGCGGCTGATCGCCGGTCACCTGGAGCAGCTTCTGCCCGACCGCCCCGACGAGGCGCACACGACGGCCGAGCACCTTGCCTTCCTCCTGGAGGGCGCGATGGCCCGCGCCGGCCTCGAAGGCGACGGCGAGCGCGTCCGGCACGCCCGCTCCATGGCGGCGGCCTTGCTGGACCGGCTGTGA
- a CDS encoding LexA family protein: protein MTAYVTETQERIARALRELTDGAGYPPSIREIAGAVGLSGSTVAYHLRALERHGIVSHTPHRSRSYQIRR, encoded by the coding sequence GTGACCGCCTACGTGACCGAAACCCAGGAGCGGATCGCGCGGGCGCTGCGCGAGCTGACCGACGGCGCCGGGTATCCGCCGTCGATACGGGAGATCGCGGGCGCGGTCGGACTGTCCGGCTCGACGGTCGCCTACCACCTACGAGCTCTGGAGCGCCACGGGATCGTCAGCCACACCCCGCACCGCAGCCGCTCGTACCAGATACGGCGATAG
- a CDS encoding DUF7196 family protein, with amino-acid sequence MPCNCGGGVPQTIVGYQLNLPDGTIRHYVTYQEAEAANQRAGGTGTITILTQ; translated from the coding sequence ATGCCATGCAATTGCGGCGGGGGAGTCCCTCAGACCATCGTCGGCTACCAATTGAACCTGCCCGACGGCACCATTCGTCACTACGTCACCTACCAAGAGGCCGAGGCCGCCAACCAACGAGCAGGCGGCACCGGAACGATCACCATCCTCACCCAGTGA